gaagaaaagtaaaaatccTAATTTGAGAATCCACCAATTATggatttcattaaataaataacatgtaATTCAGAATCCACCTCACTATACCTTAAAGTGTCCACGTCAGCCAATATATGGCATGTTATTGACTGATTGCACACCTGAACATCCCACCttaacgatttaaacgacgTTTgcaaaaagaactaaattgaacacaaattacgatGTTTTAGAACTATAttggacattttaaaaaaataagtccGTTTCAAACAAAACTTACAAAATTTGGGACCAAATAATAGTATCAAGCCTAACAAATAGgttttatgtgttattttcCTAATGTgtttatcttaattaaaaaaattaatatatttcttttttaaaataattgagtgaCTAATTAGTAGTGAGATAAATAATGcttatttaaagtttaactacaccaattcaaaatttactttttaaaaataaaataaaaaaatatttgcttACAAAATAGATGTAATAGTAAGatacaaaatatcatataaacaataacaaaatacaaaattgattttaactaATCGAATTTTGATATAGagtaatttacttttattctataatttatatatgttttatagtttaactttatttatatattatttattaaattaaaatttgaaattcaattaagtGAAGCTAGAGAAAAAATGGATAATAGATAGGTGGGGGTAATTATGAGagagaaaattgtttttgtcACAATAAGGgtaatttagatattaaaaaaaagtttctagGTGCATAGATAAACTTTAATTGAAGGGAGAAGCGCCCGTGTATAAATAAACAGAAACCATATTGTGCATTCGCTTTATCCCTTGCTATCGAACAAagagtcttcttcttcttcgtcctCGTCATGGGTGACGGAAGTGGGAGCCGGTGGAGCAGGGCGGAGTGGGTGCAGCAGTACGATCTGTTAGGGAAAATCGGCGAAGGCACTTATGGTCTCGTTTTTCTTGCAAGAACCAAAACCCCCTCTCCCTCCAAATCCATAGCTATCAAGAAGTTCAAACAGTCCAAGGACGGCGATGGGGTTTCCCCCACCGCCATCCGAGAAATCATGGTATCACTTCTTTCCGCTCCCTTCACTTTcactttcaatttctatttcCTCTCATTCCTCTTTTCTTGCAGTTGTTGAGGGAGATTACGCACGAGAACGTCGTGAAGCTCGTCAATGTCCACATCAACCACGCCGACATGTCGCTCTACCTCGCCTTCGATTACGCCGAACATGATCTTTACGTCGGTATTCCGTTCCTTCGAGGGCGTTTTTCGccccttttttcttcttgattgtgaaataataaattgtggAGTTAAATGTCGCAGGAAATTATTAGGCATCACAGAGACAAACTCAACCATTCTATTAATCAGTACACGGTTAAGTCTTTGCTCTGGCAGTTGCTCAATGGATTAAGTTATCTGCACAGGTCCGAATTACTGAATTTTAAACatcactctttttcttttttttctttctttatttttttatactttttttaatagacTTGGTATTTTTGCATTCCCCCTATAGTAATTGGATGATACATCGAGATTTGAAGCCATCAAATATATTGGTATGGTTTTGGCTACCTCATTGCTGTACATTGACTACTTTTATTGCAATATatgtgtagtttttttttttctttttttaaaaatttaactttgttgCTCAAGTTTTGATCAGTGCATTGGCTTTTTTAGTTAAATGAACTTTCTTTGGTCAGGTTATGGGCGAAGGAGAGGAACATGGAGTTGTTAAGATTGCTGACTTTGGACTTGCAAGGATATATCAAGCTCCTCTGAAGCCGCTATCTGATAATGGGGTATGATTTGGGCCGTGTCTAGAAATTTGGAGGCCTTTAGCATAATTTGTATTTGAGGCCTAGAattgtttaatataattgattttttgccattttatttttctagctTTTTTAGCTGCTAAATTATTGATCGAAGTATTACATGGtcaaatatatttgatatattttgcaATGTAGTTAATCTTAGATAGGATTTAATCAACTTTAGTTCCTTATTTTACATGACCCCAACCACTTTAATTCCTTTACAAAATGTCATTCTCTTTAGTCCTTCTTCCAATGTAAAACCCTCATCCAAAATTTGTAATGCCTGTGAATCACATAAAAAACAGGTATTTATTCTAAAAGTTGTTGAAGTCGGTTCTTAATAGAGGAAATAAACTAACCTAATACGTATATGAAAGAACCAAAATTGAAAGAACCTTCTATTAAATGTGTGATTTTACACTTCTcactaataatttaaataaggaataaatattttgttgaagCCTTAAATGATTGGTGACTGTAGACAACTGCCAGTTTAGTCTAAAAGCCTCGTCGGGTCCGTGTATGTGAGTGCAAAACTCCTTTAGTAAACAGGGTATGACCATATGAtgcattttttcattttcatcaacaTGTAATATTTCCGATATTTCATTGGCGTATTTAAGAAATCATTATCTGTATCTGCATGTGTACGCACATACATGCATGGTATTCTTTGGATTTAAGAAACCAGAGCCTGGCTAAGTATATAATATAGACAAATCATTGATTAAAAGGTGATACTACCCCAGCTTTCTGTTACAGGCGGAATGATGGATATATTGGTTTCAAGTTTTACTTCTTTTGCTGCCTACTGTGTGTTGGAATTACCATTAGGAGATAAAAAAAGGGTGTTTACACTTTCGTAGGCAGAAAAAGGAGAACGAAGACTCTCCTTTTGTTGGCCGAGTGATCGTTTGTGTTGGTCCAACCTTTTACAAACACACCCGTAGTTTGCTGCTATCATTCTCTAGTGTTTTGGTTTCCCACACAAGGGTTGCTTAAATTGTCCGTTCTCTTCTGTTGTTCTCATTCATCAGCTTGTCATGTGTTTTGATTATCTGGTTTCCTGAACATAAGATTTACTGACTTGCAGGTTGTTGTAACTATTTGGTATCGTGCACCAGAGTTGCTTCTTGGAGCAAAACATTATACCAGTGCTGTTGGTATCCCTTTATTGaagttttactttcttttaaagTATAGGGTatcaagttaatatttttttatattttcctgCCAAGGAATTTCTGTGCTGTGCAATATCTAGCTTCAGTTGCATATTTGTGGTTCTGTTGTTGTCTCTAGTTTTACTTGAGACGCCCACTTCAATGAGTTATGATTTCACTGAATTGGTGATTTCCACAagattgaaataatatttacattttaatttatcctGTGGGTGTTTGGGGGAAGCTTATCACTATGGTATATATGTAAACCAAAGTTAAACTTGTCCACAGTGTATAGTAACTGAATGTCTGTAGCATTTTTCCTTGGGTGGGATAACATTTTTCCACTCTTCTAAAAATGGTCTGTATGCAATTCATTTTTCCTTAAATATACATTTAGATATGTGGGCTGTGGGATGCATTTTTGCTGAGTTGTTGACCTTGAAGCCACTATTTCAAGGGGCAGAAGTCAAAGCTACCTCAAATCCCTTTCAGGTACTTGATGCAATAAGTTATAGCTTTCTGATTTTGTAGTTGAATACTGTGCTAGAGATTTAGTTTTCTTTGGGTTTgtgttgaaatatatatattagtgcTAGCTTTGCCTTTTTggatttttcataattattgttCCACCTGTGCAGCTTGACCAACTTGACAAGATATTTAAGGTTTTAGGTAATTTATCTgcataatgttttttattttccctGCTGGTGGACATTCATTCTGTTGATGAATATTCTAGAGCTATATCACAGGACATTGTTAATGTGCCAGGCCATCCCACATTAGAGAAGTGGCCTTCGTTGGCAAGTCTTCCACATTGGCAACAAGATGTGCAACATATACAAGGACACAAATAGTAAGATCTTTTGATATTATTGTTGGTGGTGCTGTCGATTTTCATTATTAATGTGATTATACACTTGTATGTAGGAAGGATATTTTCCTTTAATATGTAGTCCTTCTTTACTTACCCttcattctttaaattttaaaattaaagtgatTTATTTCTACTGTGAAATTAATGGATTTGTATCTGTTTTTTCGTGGCTGTTAAGTGACAACACCGGTCTCTATAATGTTGTGCACCTATCTACAAAAAGTCCTGCATACGACCTATTGTCAAAGATGCTTGAGTAAGTTTGTtccatggattttttttttaattgttctaTACCTacacaaaacattaaaaataatgtgtttCACTTTCCATTTAATACAAAATTGGACCCTAGGTGTTGTACAATAACTTCTTTACATTTGTGATTTCAGTGCTCCCAAATTGTGAGAGTGGATAAGTGAGCCAAaacatttcttttcctttctgtGTGTTGATATGTAAAATGTAGGCTTGaggtttttatttcttttacttgtaaATATTAGTATCACCTACTTGTTAACGTCTTGTTACTTTAATAATCATGATCAATAGTTCTTTCTGTTTCAACATAAGTTTACCTCCTCCTGGTTTGTTTCATCTTTATTCTTGTTGTTACACTTGTCAACCTGTTGAAGAATGATCACGTTGatctttccttttttaatttcatgcTTGAGATGTGTATACTTTGACATGAGGAGGTGTGTTGGACTAGAAATAAGatatatttacaatatataagtaGGTGTAAACCTCATAAACtagttttgtaagattgagttagacttataGTTCACTTTTTAATACTCTAGTTTAAACTTTTTCACCTGTAAGTGTTGGAGTGACATTGTTTGGACTCTAGATTACTGGACCATTGATGCTCTAATAGTATGTTATAAACTGACTACTCAAAAATCCTAAGCTTTACTACACATtagtgattttaaatttaatatcagTTTGTGGATTAATGTGCAGATATGATCCTCGGAAGCGTATAACAGCAGCACAAGCTTTGGAGCATGAGTAggacttttttcttcttctttgttcttgTGTTCATTATGTCTATCTTCCCTTGAAAAGTATGATTCTGCATTTATTTAGTTATTGGTTTTTCTGTTTACTGAAATTTTCACGTTgttctatctttatttttccttctattTCTTGATATAGGACTTACGGTGTACTGAAAATAGTGTGGTTGTCATCTTGTTGtatcaatataatatagttaagaCTGCAGTGTGAATTTAGTTATATTAGTTCCTTTTTGTAGTTCAGCTTTTATCTGACAAGCATCCCTATACTCTGTTTTGCCAGGTATTTCAAAATCGAACCATTACCTGGACGGAAGTGAGATTCTTTCTTACCACCTTTGATTATTCTGGGTTGGCCTTTATtctaaattcaaaaaataaaacctgGTTGTATCATTCTTGATTccttttaatatgttaaatttttttggaagatttataaacaaaaatattaatgctgttattttttgtttttcacaaAATTGTAGTCCCTTTGAAGCCCATATTCCGccaatgtttattttctttgacgAACATTTCTATTAAATCATTATCAGTGCTCTTGTACCTTGTCAACTTGGAGAGAAAATTGTAAATTATCCCACTCGTCCCGTGGATAACACAACTGATCTTGAAGGGACAACCAATCTGGCAGCTTCACAAGCGGTATGCAATGATGTTTGAGAATTTGTTGCTTTAATATTATTAGGGTATATCATTCTAAACAGCTATTGCGCATACCAAATATATTGTTCGGGTATCTCAgtctatatatttaaaattttcttagaGCAGGGTATGTTAAAATAGTGAATGATATGATTCAATAATGtccttaaataatattttagtgaaATTATACTGACTTAAGTCTATTAGGAGCAACAAATATTAGAAAACCAAGgatgttcatttttttatggATGAAGCGGTACTTCAAATTGTAACAGTATTGCATATTTAGAGAAGTGCAGGACTATTTAGAGCATGTGGGTAGCCTATGGCTTATAGGATGATAAGAAATTATACTGTatatagataaattattttttattgggtGGAATGTTTAAGGTTAATCAGGGTTATATGATAATGATGAATCATCTTGTATAATGATAAATTACTTTTTCACTTGTTAATGAACCGATACTTTAAGATGATTAGGAAACGAGACCTTTCAAATATACTTCTCATAAGGGGGAatatgagaagaagaaaaggggaGCGagtaagagagaagaaaaggaattgttcatatataaatttatgatatctctagaagatatattattttgaacttAATTGATGACTACATCTACATGTATTTTCTACCTGAGCATATTAACTACAATTTCTATTTTGAACTTTCACTCTTCCTCTGTTCACTGTTGTAAAATACTCCCTTATGACcttgtttttactttaaattttgtatCCAAATTGAGAATTGATTGCAAAAAATTGAGCCTTTGTCAATATATTACTAtgatatacaaaaaatatattagatcgAATTTATGTGGGCTAATTGATTGCATCCAATTATAAATTTGAGTACTTAATATCACAAAAGAGAAGTTTTAGGAGTCACTTTCTTAGAATGGTATACAGTTTCTCTTTGTTTAAGTATcttccatttaaaaaatatatattcttaaatattattgCTTAAACTTAGCTAATTCCtttttgaatttggttttcaaatttttaattttaacactCCATATCAAATTAACAGACACAGGAATAACATGTTTGGATTGAAAAAATGTTTCTGTACTTTCATATtcgatttaaaaaaattatctgttTAAGTTATTCCTTTCTAATAAAATAGAACTCTTATTATCTGTAATGAATAACtcctccattatattttattcttaagatATGTTATTTCATCATtgtttaacaatattttttcttctcgtATATACTTTATAtcatctatatttttaaattcaattttaatttaaaagtatccTTGCATTAACTTGCCAGTTTTACATTTCTTACAGATAAGGGAACTGCTTGGAGAAAATGTAGGTGATAGTTAACATTAATAAAGTTCAATTAGATGGTGCCATGATGTTTATGAACAATTTCGGTTTTGCTATGTTCGGTAGAACATAGTTGCCTTTGTGTATAGCTTGCCAGTTCGTGACAATTCTAAAAGTCTATTGTGAACAAGTTCGAATCATATATGGATTGGTAATGACAAGTCATAGTTGGTATTAATGACTTGTGAACAAGTCGTACTTGAAAACTTTTAGATGTTATGTTACATTACAAAAGTTGTACACATGAAAAATAACAACCTAATTATGTAACGATTTATCTGTATAATATACAACTTAGCTATATTATTTCATTAGATAATTAGTAAAACTTtagaatttcttaaaaatatttgaagtaaACTATAGGTATGTTTGAGTAAACTTCATAAATCTTttaggaaaagaaataaataaaataagttttttcaaaagCTAAATTCACTCAtgcataagttaaaaataagctTTTAGAAAAGTCAATATGAAAATTTCTGTAAATTAACTTATGCATTAGTTGCTTTTAGCTTTGGAAGGAacttgtgtttttattttcttattttcttctagaACTGTTTTTATAGAAGTTTATTCAAACAAATCCTATGTCATATACAACTTGcataatatgtttaattaacAACTCTAAATGTCATACATTACATATACAACACACATATTTGGTAATATAAATTCTGTAAGTCCTAACTATATAATTGctttaattgtaataattatataacGAACTCAAATATTACaaccaaaatttgaaaatgaagttcATTAATTTACATGATTAGCTTGGTTATGCTCCACATTGAGGGATCTTTAAACCAAATCATGCTCATCATGTAAACGTAAATTTTATTGTCATATTGTGGttgtgatatttttaatttataaatagaaaataaggcCTTAAAAGtatgaataaattattcatatgGTATTTTTTGATCCATCTATTTTAATCATCACAACAACACATTTCAACTAAGGTTTCAGCAAGATTTTGTGACAGCTGAATTCATCCATGACATGTCTGAAAATGAGCTTGTTGATATTCATTCATGACTGCTCTTAGATCAACATGCATATCCTTctagaaattttgttttttatagttaaaatagGGTCATTATATGCAGCCTTACTTTTGCATGCAAAGAGACTACATCTGGATTCGTAGCTTTACCTTTGATGACCAAAACTTGTCATCAAAGCAACTTTACTGCTATACAAGGGCACACCCTTAGTTTTGGTAGCTAAAGTTTGAATAAAATCTAACTTGTGAGCATCAATACCCTTTCTGTTTGTAAGTTTCAACCGTTCATAGACTTGTGAAATATGTACAATTTCTCCTCGCACTATCAACTAcaaacttttttgttttctttcaacatttTTGTGCAGTGGTTTAAATCCTGGACAGTGGGGCATAGATCAGCTGGCCTTGAAAACACTGTTATGGGATAGCCACTATACTATATGCATATAAATTCTAGAAAATGATAAAGattattcaaaattcataatattcATAAGTAACAGTTGCTTAAACATAACATACAAATAACAAGTCAAATACAAGTTTGCTAGATAGgaattgttggaagtctcacattaaGTGGAGATATGGTAAAAGGTATAGTATATTAGTGTGTGCAAATCTCATATTGAATACCCACATTTTCTAAGTTGGTGGTAGAGCTTATCGGTAAGGTTTGTTGAGGTTATTGTCTCATCTTATATCAAACCACCTCACAAATATCTAGTTCCACGCTTGAGACATCTATCCTTTGATGTGAGGGAGTGGGTTGAGGATTCTATACTGACTAGAGGTATGActgaatttattatataagtgGAGACAAATTTCACTTTACTTTAGTTTTTAgagattgagttaaatttaaagtctACTTTCTGATATAGTATCAAAGAGTATCCCAACAAGGTTTGTTTGGTGTATCGTACCATCTCGGCATTGGCATGATGGAGTGTTAAAGATCCCttatctttatcattttcactGCTTATCAGTGTTGTAGATTTCATTTTTGGAAATGAAATCTCAAAAATAGCCCCCTAAAGAAGCCACACTCTCTTTATTCAGAAGGCTTTTTTGAAAGCAACAGACACGCCTATCTCTTCTGCTATGGCAGGTCTTCACTATTTGGTCTCTATGGGTGCATTAAACTGATCTGCTATGGTGGCCACAATAGCAGCCAGGGCCCCCTCTGCTTCCCTACACAGCTAAAATGTACTATTTAAAACTCTTCTAATCAGCATCTTGTGTTTGCTGTTTTGCACATAAGCATGAAAGTTTTTGAAAAGACGGTGCCTTTTTTCACCAGAGTGTGAATATTTAATAACAAGAcagtttttgtg
This genomic stretch from Vigna radiata var. radiata cultivar VC1973A chromosome 7, Vradiata_ver6, whole genome shotgun sequence harbors:
- the LOC106768534 gene encoding cyclin-dependent kinase E-1 isoform X1, translated to MGDGSGSRWSRAEWVQQYDLLGKIGEGTYGLVFLARTKTPSPSKSIAIKKFKQSKDGDGVSPTAIREIMLLREITHENVVKLVNVHINHADMSLYLAFDYAEHDLYEIIRHHRDKLNHSINQYTVKSLLWQLLNGLSYLHSNWMIHRDLKPSNILVMGEGEEHGVVKIADFGLARIYQAPLKPLSDNGVVVTIWYRAPELLLGAKHYTSAVDMWAVGCIFAELLTLKPLFQGAEVKATSNPFQLDQLDKIFKVLGHPTLEKWPSLASLPHWQQDVQHIQGHKYDNTGLYNVVHLSTKSPAYDLLSKMLEYDPRKRITAAQALEHEYFKIEPLPGRNALVPCQLGEKIVNYPTRPVDNTTDLEGTTNLAASQAVTAVSGSMPGAHGSNRSVPRPMNVVGMQRLPSQPMAAYNLTSQAAMGDGMNPGNISKQRGVPQGHPQQLRRKEQMGMPGYPSQQKSRRI
- the LOC106768534 gene encoding cyclin-dependent kinase E-1 isoform X3; the protein is MGDGSGSRWSRAEWVQQYDLLGKIGEGTYGLVFLARTKTPSPSKSIAIKKFKQSKDGDGVSPTAIREIMLLREITHENVVKLVNVHINHADMSLYLAFDYAEHDLYEIIRHHRDKLNHSINQYTVKSLLWQLLNGLSYLHSNWMIHRDLKPSNILVMGEGEEHGVVKIADFGLARIYQAPLKPLSDNGVVVTIWYRAPELLLGAKHYTSAVDMWAVGCIFAELLTLKPLFQGAEVKATSNPFQLDQLDKIFKVLGHPTLEKWPSLASLPHWQQDVQHIQGHKYDNTGLYNVVHLSTKSPAYDLLSKMLEYDPRKRITAAQALEHEYFKIEPLPGRNALVPCQLGEKIVNYPTRPVDNTTDLEGTTNLAASQAIRELLGENVGDS
- the LOC106768534 gene encoding cyclin-dependent kinase E-1 isoform X2, yielding MGDGSGSRWSRAEWVQQYDLLGKIGEGTYGLVFLARTKTPSPSKSIAIKKFKQSKDGDGVSPTAIREIMLLREITHENVVKLVNVHINHADMSLYLAFDYAEHDLYEIIRHHRDKLNHSINQYTVKSLLWQLLNGLSYLHSNWMIHRDLKPSNILVMGEGEEHGVVKIADFGLARIYQAPLKPLSDNGVVVTIWYRAPELLLGAKHYTSAVDMWAVGCIFAELLTLKPLFQGAEVKATSNPFQLDQLDKIFKVLGHPTLEKWPSLASLPHWQQDVQHIQGHKYDNTGLYNVVHLSTKSPAYDLLSKMLEYDPRKRITAAQALEHEYFKIEPLPGRNALVPCQLGEKIVNYPTRPVDNTTDLEGTTNLAASQAIRELLGENPYFCMQRDYIWIRSFTFDDQNLSSKQLYCYTRAHP
- the LOC106768534 gene encoding cyclin-dependent kinase E-1 isoform X4 → MGDGSGSRWSRAEWVQQYDLLGKIGEGTYGLVFLARTKTPSPSKSIAIKKFKQSKDGDGVSPTAIREIMLLREITHENVVKLVNVHINHADMSLYLAFDYAEHDLYEIIRHHRDKLNHSINQYTVKSLLWQLLNGLSYLHSNWMIHRDLKPSNILVMGEGEEHGVVKIADFGLARIYQAPLKPLSDNGVVVTIWYRAPELLLGAKHYTSAVDMWAVGCIFAELLTLKPLFQGAEVKATSNPFQLDQLDKIFKVLGHPTLEKWPSLASLPHWQQDVQHIQGHKYDNTGLYNVVHLSTKSPAYDLLSKMLEYDPRKRITAAQALEHEYFKIEPLPGRNALVPCQLGEKIVNYPTRPVDNTTDLEGTTNLAASQACCRFHFWK